The following is a genomic window from Bacillales bacterium.
GTCACGAACATCGTCGTTTTTCGGTTTGTTTTCGAGTCGGTACCGATTATGATTCGATAATCCGCTTCCCTGTCCTCCTCGATGTAGCGACGGATTTCTTTCCTTAACATCTCCACCGAAAGTTCACCGCAAGTCGGACTGATCACCTTCACCTTTAAGACTCCTTCCCGGTTGACCGATGCATCCTACGGTCATTTTATGCCGGAAGCGCGGAAACGTCCATGACAAAAAAAAGACCGATCCTGCGACGGATCGGCGACGAATATTAGTTGACTCGTTTCCGGAAACAGCTGCCGCATTCATTCACATAGCTTTCCGACATTTCCGGAATTTTATTTTGGCAAACAACGCAAGTTTTTGGCGGCAAATTCCTGAAAAAGTGCGTACTTTTTTGCATCGGCGACCTTTCCCTCCCGCTTTTATTGTATTATAACATAAGTTTATGATTCTGGAATTGTTATATAGCAATAAAAAATTTTTTTAAAACCATTCTCAGCATGTGAAAATTTTGTCGAACTGAACCGATAAAGAGATCAGGGGGGATATCGTTAATGAAGAATAATTTAAAGTCCGTAACCAACAATTTTCAAATGAGTTTTCGCATTCAAACAAAGCTGATCCTGGTCGTTGTCGTAAGTTTGCTGATCAGCTCGCCGATCGCCGCTTACATAAACAGCTTTATTTCGCATTTATATTCAGGAGCCTTGGGCGTTTACATCAACACGCTCATCAGTTTGCTGGTAACGACGGGAATCATCACCGTCTGCATTCGATTCATCATCGTCCGTCCAGTGTTTGAACTGTTGGCGATCACGAACAAAATTAAAGAAGGCATTTTAACGGAAAAAGTCACGCACCGTTCAAAAGACGAACTCGGGGAACTGTCGTCGTCGTTCAACGAAATGATCGACAATTTGCATGAACTGATCGGAAAAGTGACAACGACGAGCAACAAAGTCGCGACCGTCGCCAACGACTTCTCCGAAGACGTTCAGCAAACGACGACGGCAGCCGCGCAAATTAATGAAATGATGAGAGAAATGGCAAGCGGCACCGAAATTCAAATGCGCGGCGCGGAAGAAAGTACGAAAGTACTTGAAGAAATGACGAACGGCATTCAAAGCATCGCGGAATCCGCTTCGGTCGTCTCGGAAATGTCCGTCCAAGCGAAAAACGAATCGGTTCGCGGCCGCGAGCTGATTCGAAAAAGCAAAAAGCAAATGGAGTCGATTCAAACGGTCACGGACAATGCAGTTGAAGAAATCAACAGTTTGCACCAAAGCTCCGAAGAAATCGGAAAGATCATCGAAGTTATTACCGATATCGCCAACCAAACGCATCTGTTGTCCTTGAACGCGGAAATCGAAGCGGCACGGGCAGGCGAACACGGCAAAGGATTTTCCGTCGTTGCTAACGAGGTGCGCAAGCTTGCTGAACAGTCCGAGCAATCGGCTGATCAAATTGTCCAACTCGTTCGCGGCATTCAAAACCATACGACGCGTTCCGTAAAAGTCATGGAAAAAGGGTCGGAAGAAGTGAAAACGGGCGCCGTCACGATTGAAGAAGCGGATGTGACCTTTGAAAAAATCACCTCGATGATCGAAAACGTCGCAGACAAAACACAAGACGTTTCCGCGGCCGTCCAAGAAATTTCGTCGAGTTCGCAGCAAATTGTCGCCGCTTCGGAACAATCTTCAGGCATTGCGAAAGAATCAGCCGAAAAATCGCGGGATGTTTCCTCCACATCGGAAAACCAGCGAACGGCGATGGAGCGCGTGAGCGAATACGCCAAATCTTTACGGCAATATGCAGAAGAGATGGATCAATCGATCAAATTGTTTAAAGTGTCCTAAACAAAAGGAACAGGCGATGTTAGCCTGTTCCTTTTTGCGCAAATCTCCGCTCTTGCCCGTTTCGGAGCAAAACACTCCGTGCATAGGCTGTAATGTATTCACCAATCATAGGAGGTTTGACATGTACGAACAACAACAACAGCTGCTTGACGGATATGGAGAGGTTCGCAACGAGGATGAACGCCAGTTTGGTTTTGGATTCGGTTACCGCCCGTGGGGATTCGGCTATCGGCCATGGGGATTCGGTTACCGTCCTTGGGGGTTTGGCTACCGGCCGTGGGGATTCGGTTACCGCCCGTGGGGATTTGGCTATCGCCCGTGGGGATTCGGTTCCCCGTTCTTCGGATACCCTTACGGTTTCGGCTTAGGCTTTGGCTATCCCTTCTTCTGGTAAAACGTCTGCTTGCGCCGAAAAGCATCGGAAAACCGATGTTTTTCGGTTTTTCTTTCGTTGCCGCTGTGATAAAATACAAAGATCTTCGTCTGGGCGGTGATCGAAAGTCATGCGAAACGTTTACATCTCGGATTGTTTGCTGTTGCTCGTCGCTTTCATGTGGGGAGCCACGTTCGTTGTCGTCCAGCAAGCGGTTGCCATTATGGCGCCATTTGCCTTCAACGGCGTACGCTTCGCCGTCGCAGCGTTGTTTTTGTTCGTTTGGATCGTTTGCTTTTATCCGCATCTGCTCGCAGAGCTCAATCGAACATTGCTTTTCAACGGCATGATGCTCGGCTTTTGGTTGTTCGCCGGCTACGCCTTGCAAACGTTCGGACTATTGTACACGACCTCTTCAAAGTCGGCATTTTTGACAGGCTTGAGCGTTGCACTCGTCCCGATTTTCACATGGCTGTTGTTCAAACAAAAAATCCAATGGCCGGCGGCTTTCGGCATCGCGCTTGCAACCGTCGGTTTATTTTTTATGACGTCGTTCGGCACCGGCGCATTGAATCTCGGGGATGTTTTGTCTTTCTTTTGCGCCATCGGTTTCGCTGTTCACATCATCTTAACTGGGAGATATACGTCCCGCCATTCAGCCCTTTTGCTGACGCTCATGCAAATTGCCACCGTCGCGGTTCTCAACTGCTTGTTTGCCGTCGGATTCGGCAGCGGAAGCTTGGCTGAGTTGCCTGTACAACTCGTCGACCCGAAAGTATGGGGAGCGATCGTTTTCACCGCCGTCGGCGCTACAGCCGTCGCCTACTTAGCCCAAACTTCGTTGCAGAAATATACACCGCCGAGCCACGTTGCGCTTATTTTTACAATGGAACCGGTTTTCGCCGCGCTTACCGCTTATATAGGGACCGGCGAACCGCTAACGGGACGGACAATGATCGGCGGCTTGTTGATTTTTCTCGGTATGATCCTCGTCGAAACCCGAGTGAAAAGACTGCCTTGGCTCAAACGTTCCGCCAATCGTTCAATTCATTCCTAAGGTCCGGCAATTTTCGCCGAAGCAGCTTTCTGGAAGCATTTCGCGGCAAATGAGGCACTTCGTACAGTCTACGCGGAACTTTGTAGCTCGCTAGTCGGCCGCAGCAATCGGCAAGCAGCTGTTCTTCGTCAAAAACGGCTCCCGCCTTCATAACAACGAAACCGACAGGAACAGCTCCCCATCTCGCATCTTCCACGCCGGTTACGCCAGCGTCGGCTACTTCAGGATGCGCCAATAAAGCCGCCTCGACTTCCGCCGGATACACATTCTCGCCGCCGGAAACGATTAAATCTTTCCTTCGATCAAGCACATACAAGAAGCCGTCTTCATCGAGATAGCCTAAGTCCCCTGAATACAGCCAACCTTCCTGAATCGTTTCGTTCGTATCGGCTTCACGGTTCAAATAACCGTTCGTCACATTCGGGCCTTTGACGACGATTTCGCCGACCTCGCCATTCGGCAGTTCCTTACCGTCTGCGACGATTTTCAACTCGGCCGGGAACAATGGCTTTCCCGCCGAACCGAGCTTACTCAACATATATTCAGGACCAAGCGTTGCAATTTGCGACGCTGTTTCGGACATCCCGTATGTTTGATAAACAGGAATTGTCCGGTCTTTGCATTGTTCCAGCAAAACGCGCGGGGCGGGTCCGCCGCCGAGCAGCATACAGCGAAACGTGTCCGGGTATGATCGATCACCGAGCTCCTCGAGCATGTCCGATAACATCGCTCCGACGACCGACATGATTGTGATTCGTTGTTCAATAATGTCCCGGTTCGCCCGGGCGGCATCAAACGATTCGTGAATGACAACACCGATCCCGTATATAACGCCGCGCATTAAAATCGACAACCCGCTGACATGAAAAAGCGGCACGGCCGCCAACCAGCGATCGTTTCGATCAAGTCCGAGATTTAACGAGGACCCAATCGCGCTCCACCAATGATTGGCATGCGAAAGCATGACGCCTTTCGGATAACCGGTCGTTCCGGATGTATAAATCACTGAATGAATCGCATCCATCTCCAACTGTTCATTCAAAGCCGGCGGCTCTTCGACGATCCCGCTCAATTCGCGATACGTGACAACGTCGATGCCGTCCTCGATACCGCAAATATCCGCTGCTTTGTCGGCATTCGTTTCATCGCAAATGAGCATGGAAACTTCCGCGTCTTTCACTTGATAAGCGAGTTCACTTACCGTCAACCGGGTATTCAAAGGCACAAGCGTAAGACCGGCATAAGGCATCGCATGAATGATCTCAGCGAGCGGCAAGCCGTTTCTCATCAAAACCGCTGCTCGTTCTCCTTCCCGTGCACCGCGGCTGGCGAGCTCGCCGGCAGTGCTCCTTGCGCGTTCACGCAGCTCGGCAAACGTCCACTCGGTCTCCCCGCAGCGCAACGCCATGCGCTCCGGTGTCAAAAATGCTCTTTTTTCCAACCAATTTTGCATCGCTTCCGGCTCCTTTTCATCAAGCAAAAAGACCTGGCTTTCGCCAAGTCCTTGTCATCATTACGGAAAACGCGGAAATCTCGAAAAGTCGGGTTTGCGTTTTTCCTTGAACGCGTCGCGTCCTTCTTTCGACTCGTCCGTACGGTAATACAATAATGTAGCATCGCCGCCGAGTTGCTGCAACCCGGCAAGTCCATCGGTATCCGCATTGAAAGATGCTTTCATGAGACGAAGTGCCGTCGGGCTCAATGCTACGAGTTCCAACGCCCATTGAATCGTTTCTTCTTCCAGCTGTTCAAGCGGAACAACCTTGTTGACGAGGCCCATTTTGTCCGCTTCTTCAGCATTGTATTGGCGGCTTAAATAATAGATTTCGCGCGCTTTCTTTTGACCGACGATTTCCGCTAAGTAGCCTTGTCCGTATCCGGCATCAACGCTGCCGACACGGCTTTCGGTTTGTCCGAAAATCGCGTTGTCTGCAGCGATCGTCAAGTCTGAAAGGACATGCAGTCCATGACCGCCGCCAATCGCATAACCGGCAACCGAAGCAATGATCGGTTTCGGGGTGATGCGCATGAGACGCTGAAGATCAAGCAAATTCAGACGCGGGATTTGGTCGTCTCCGACGTAACCGCCGTCTCCCCTGACGTGTTGGTCGCCGCCGGAGCAAAACGCTTTATCCCCTTTCCCGGTCAAAATGATTGCTCCGATTCTTCCGTCGTTGCGAGCGTCGGTAAACGCGTCAATCATCTCGTCGATCGTTTTCGGAGTAAACGCATTATGTTTCTCCGGGCGATTGATCGTAATCTTGGCAACGCCTTCTTCACATTTGTCGTACAATATTTCATCGTATGTACGAGCGGTTTTCCATTCGACCGATGCCATATTTCTCATTCCTCTCAACTATGATTAAAGAACTCTACGACCATTTTATCAAAAATTCGCGGTTGTTCCACATGTACGGCATGTCCAGCGTTTTCCACTTGTACAACGGAGGCATTGGGCAGGCGCTGCGCCATTTCCTCCGCGATTCCGGCAAATTTCCTGTCTTTCTCCCCGACAATGAGACGTACGGGAAAGGAAAGACGTTCGAGCTCATCCCAATACGAACGCTGCGCTCCCGTTCCCATCCCCCGCAAACTGTTTGCCAAACCGATTTCATTGTTGCTGAGCCTCTGTTTGCGCAACGCCGATCGTTGCATTTCCGACTGTGAAGCGAACAAAGGAAGGGCTTCCCATGCTTGCACAAACGATTCCACACCCTCGGCGATAATTTTATCAGCCAATGCGTGATCCTTTGCCTTGCGTTCCTTCCGCTCCGCTGTCGTTTTCAATCCCGGCGAACTGCTCTCCAACAGCAAGGCATGCACCTTCTCCGGATAGCGGCAAGCAAAGGCAAGCGCCGCCCGTCCACCCATGGAATAACCGAGCAAGCAAATGCGATCTTCGCCGAGAACATCCAGCAGCCGGGCAAAGTCATCCGTGAACCGTTCCATCGAGTATCGGTCAGCATTTCGTGGCGCGCCGCTCTGCCCGTGGCCAATGAGATCGGGGGCAATGACGCGAAAGCGACGGGACCAATCAGATAAAAATGGCTCCCATGCCGCTGAAGCACCCGTAAAGCCGTGCAATGCCGCGAGGGGCGGGCCGTCCCCTGCGGTTTCGACGTGCATCAGCAAACCGTTGACGACAATGTTCATCGGCGATGCACGGGTTGACGTGCGGCAACCGCTTCGGCAACCTTGCTCCAAAGACGACGATGGACTTCAACGTTCTCCGACCGATTCGTTTGCACTTCGATCACCGAGAGTCCCGAACAAGCCACGCTTTTCGTAAACCGGTCCCGAAACTGCCGCCAATTCTCGACCTTCGCGTAGGTGCCGCCGTACATGTCGACGGCTTTCGCAAACGAAAGATCCGTCGGCGTACCGAACAGCGTTTCAAACGAGTCGACTGACTCTGCCTGCGGCAAAAACGAAAATATTCCGCCGCCGTTATTGTTAACGACAATGATCGTGAGATTGAGCCGATGCAGCTTGGCGGCCAGAAGACCGTTCAAGTCATGGTAAAACGAAAGGTCGCCGACGACAAGAACGACCGGATCGGAAACCGCGCTTGCCCCTAAGGCGGTGGAAACGATGCCGTCAATGCCGTTCGCCCCGCGGTTGGCCATCGTACGCAGCGGTTGATCGGTGTTGACGAAAAACGTATCAAGATCGCGGACGGGCATGCTGTTGCCGGCAAACAAAAGCGCATCATCCGGCATTAAGGCAGCAACTTCTAAGAAGATTTGCCCTTCGGAGAGACGTTCGCTTCGTCCCTGTTCGATGAGGGTACGGCGGGTGACACTATTAATCTGGAGCCACTCTTCCGTCCACATCGAAAGTCGCTCCCCGGCCGATTCGAGTTCAGACACTAGCGCATCGCAAAATGATACCGGACGGCTTCTCATCCATTCGCTCACCGACTGGATCGGATCCCGCCAACCGTCCTCTTCTACAAAAATGACCCGGGTACCTGCTCCGGCACATTTCTTCAAATAGAGCATGAGCGCTTTGGAAACCGGCATCGCCCCGAAGCGAATAACCAATTCCGGACGAAGCTTATCGCCTAGCCGTTCATCCCTGAGAAATGCATCGTACCCGTCGACGATTATATGTTTGTTATGAGTTCCGCTCCGCAATTGCGAAAGCGGGTCCGCCAATATCGGATAACCGAGCGTTTCCGCCAACTGTACGACCGCCGTTGGAAAACGGGGATCATCTTGCTGTCCGCAAACGATGAGTCCTTTTTCAACATTTACCCATTGCTCGACCAGTCGTTTCACCGTTTCTGCGTCAGGAGCTTTCGAACCGTCATTGACCGCTGCTTGTGTTCGCGTTGTTGTTTCTTTCACAGTTGTCGGCCATTCGGGAACGAGCGGCTCGCGAAACGGAAAATTCAAGTGAACGGGGCCGCTCGGTACGGCGGCAGCGGTCGAAGCGGCGCGCACCGCTGCCGTTCGAACATACCGTATCATTTCGGCATTCGCTTCCGGCAACGCCATCTCTGCGAACCACTTCACGTAAGTGCCGAAAAAACGTAGTTGGTCAATCGCCTGGGGCGCACCAACATCGCGCAGTTCATGCGGGCGATCGGCCGTCAAAACGACGAGCGGCACGCGTGCCTCATGTGCTTCCACGACTGCCGGGTAAAAATTAGCGGCGGCACTTCCGGACGTACAAACGACCGCGACCGGCCGCCGAAGTGTTTTCGCAATGCCGAGCGCAAAAAAAGCCGCCGAACGCTCATCAATATGCATCCACACTTTCATCGAATCGTTCGCGGCCAACGCCATCGCTAGCGGCGTCGACCTTGATCCCGGGCATACGACAGCGTGGCCGACGCCGTTCTGGCACAGTTCATCCACAAAGGCGCCGACATAACGCCCCAATACGTTGCCTTCCATTAACACTCGCCCCCCAATGCCGACAGCATCGGGCGAAACTTCAACTGCGTCTCGCGGTATTCGCTTTCTGGTTCGGAATCGCCGACGATGCCGTTCCCCGCAAACAACGACGCATCATTTCCTTGCAGCAACCCGCTTCGAATCGCCACGGCAAACTCACCGTCGCCTTTGTAATCGACCCAGCCGATCGGCGAACCGTACCATCCGCGTTCGTACGGTTCCATTTCGCGAATTTTCTCGACCGCTTGGCGCTGCGGCCAGCCGCCGAGCGCTGGCGTTGGATGCAGTTCGCCGACGAATGGTACAACCGACGTATCCGGCAACGCTTTCCCGGCAACCGGCGTGTACAAATGCTGAACATTTTTTACCTTATATAAGGTCGGGCACTCCGGAAGTTGAACTTGCGTGCATACACCTTTCATCGCCTCGCCGATCATGTTTACGACAAGCTTATGTTCATGCAAATTCTTTTTGTCGCGAAGCAGCTGTTCACCGATCGCTTCGTCTTCATGCTTCGTTTTTCCGCGCGGGGCTGTTCCCGCGATGCATGCCGAGCGAATTTCGCTGCCTCGCTTTTGCACCAACCGTTCCGGTGATGCTCCAATAAAACAGTTTTCTTTCTTTACGTACGCAAACAAATGACTGTTTCGCTGCTGTTCACGAAGTTGGCGCAACACCTCACCCGCTGTAAACGGCCGATCGGCAGACAATCGTATTTCGCGGCTCAGAACGATTTTGTCGATCACACCTTCGCGAATCGATGAAGCGGCTTCGGCAACGGCCCGTTTCCATTCGTCGGCGGCAATCTCTGTAACTGTGAATGCAGGGAGGGGTTGGCCGGCAATAGTCGCTACGGATGCTTGTTGGACGAGGCGGTCGCGTTCTTCCGACAACTTGTCGGCCGTTTGCGATGGGTCTGTATGTTGATCGACAAGAACATTGATCGTCAACCAAGTATGCTCGGCACGCGTAACCATGAACGTTGGCATAACAAGCTCCGCATCCGGAAAATGCTGCCAGAGCGGCGTTTTCGGCCGGTCCGGATCAAAAGCGAACCCGCCTGCAAAAAGCGGACCCGTCGCGGTCGCGTCAGCATCGGCGTCAATCACAGCATGTTGAAACAGTTCTCTTCGCTTCGTTTCGATTTCCGCAAACCGATTTCGTCCTTCGGCGACAAGGCGGTACGTTTCGCCGATCCCGCATATCGACGCCCGGCCGTCTGCATCTTCCCAGTAAAACCGGTGGTCCCGTTGAAGAGCAAAAAAAGAAAGAGGATCAGCGAAAGAAATCCGTTTCGACAAACTCACGAGCGTCGGGCTCGAAGTCCGTGCGCTTCGCTCAACCCCTTTTATTAAAAGATCATATATATCCCGCTGCTTGACGAGCGTCACTGAAACTCCCTCCAATTTGCAACAATCGCATCTGAAAGTACGGACGCTGGAAGGCCCGTTTCCCTTTTAAAAATATACACCCCCCTACTTTGCGATGTCAACGAATCCCTTTCCCGCAGCGGATGGCGATTTTTACCGAAAGAACCGATACAATCGCCGAAATTTGACACGTATGCGGCATTTTTTTAAACTGAAACAGAATGAAAGATTTTGCACGAACATTTACGATTCAAGGGAGCGAACCACAATGGCGGAATCCGAGAGTGTTAAAGAAGAGTCGACTGACCACCGCCTCAAGCGAAACAGCGGTTGGAAAATATGGTGGCGCTTGCTGCGTCCGCACACGTTGACGGCCGGATTCATCCCTGTCCTCGTTGGAACGTCTCTTTCCCTCTCGTTCGGAACGATCGACATCC
Proteins encoded in this region:
- the yhfH gene encoding protein YhfH; its protein translation is MQKSTHFFRNLPPKTCVVCQNKIPEMSESYVNECGSCFRKRVN
- a CDS encoding HAMP domain-containing methyl-accepting chemotaxis protein, which gives rise to MKNNLKSVTNNFQMSFRIQTKLILVVVVSLLISSPIAAYINSFISHLYSGALGVYINTLISLLVTTGIITVCIRFIIVRPVFELLAITNKIKEGILTEKVTHRSKDELGELSSSFNEMIDNLHELIGKVTTTSNKVATVANDFSEDVQQTTTAAAQINEMMREMASGTEIQMRGAEESTKVLEEMTNGIQSIAESASVVSEMSVQAKNESVRGRELIRKSKKQMESIQTVTDNAVEEINSLHQSSEEIGKIIEVITDIANQTHLLSLNAEIEAARAGEHGKGFSVVANEVRKLAEQSEQSADQIVQLVRGIQNHTTRSVKVMEKGSEEVKTGAVTIEEADVTFEKITSMIENVADKTQDVSAAVQEISSSSQQIVAASEQSSGIAKESAEKSRDVSSTSENQRTAMERVSEYAKSLRQYAEEMDQSIKLFKVS
- a CDS encoding DMT family transporter → MRNVYISDCLLLLVAFMWGATFVVVQQAVAIMAPFAFNGVRFAVAALFLFVWIVCFYPHLLAELNRTLLFNGMMLGFWLFAGYALQTFGLLYTTSSKSAFLTGLSVALVPIFTWLLFKQKIQWPAAFGIALATVGLFFMTSFGTGALNLGDVLSFFCAIGFAVHIILTGRYTSRHSALLLTLMQIATVAVLNCLFAVGFGSGSLAELPVQLVDPKVWGAIVFTAVGATAVAYLAQTSLQKYTPPSHVALIFTMEPVFAALTAYIGTGEPLTGRTMIGGLLIFLGMILVETRVKRLPWLKRSANRSIHS
- a CDS encoding o-succinylbenzoate--CoA ligase, with translation MQNWLEKRAFLTPERMALRCGETEWTFAELRERARSTAGELASRGAREGERAAVLMRNGLPLAEIIHAMPYAGLTLVPLNTRLTVSELAYQVKDAEVSMLICDETNADKAADICGIEDGIDVVTYRELSGIVEEPPALNEQLEMDAIHSVIYTSGTTGYPKGVMLSHANHWWSAIGSSLNLGLDRNDRWLAAVPLFHVSGLSILMRGVIYGIGVVIHESFDAARANRDIIEQRITIMSVVGAMLSDMLEELGDRSYPDTFRCMLLGGGPAPRVLLEQCKDRTIPVYQTYGMSETASQIATLGPEYMLSKLGSAGKPLFPAELKIVADGKELPNGEVGEIVVKGPNVTNGYLNREADTNETIQEGWLYSGDLGYLDEDGFLYVLDRRKDLIVSGGENVYPAEVEAALLAHPEVADAGVTGVEDARWGAVPVGFVVMKAGAVFDEEQLLADCCGRLASYKVPRRLYEVPHLPRNASRKLLRRKLPDLRNELNDWRNV
- the menB gene encoding 1,4-dihydroxy-2-naphthoyl-CoA synthase; translated protein: MASVEWKTARTYDEILYDKCEEGVAKITINRPEKHNAFTPKTIDEMIDAFTDARNDGRIGAIILTGKGDKAFCSGGDQHVRGDGGYVGDDQIPRLNLLDLQRLMRITPKPIIASVAGYAIGGGHGLHVLSDLTIAADNAIFGQTESRVGSVDAGYGQGYLAEIVGQKKAREIYYLSRQYNAEEADKMGLVNKVVPLEQLEEETIQWALELVALSPTALRLMKASFNADTDGLAGLQQLGGDATLLYYRTDESKEGRDAFKEKRKPDFSRFPRFP
- the menH gene encoding 2-succinyl-6-hydroxy-2,4-cyclohexadiene-1-carboxylate synthase; amino-acid sequence: MNIVVNGLLMHVETAGDGPPLAALHGFTGASAAWEPFLSDWSRRFRVIAPDLIGHGQSGAPRNADRYSMERFTDDFARLLDVLGEDRICLLGYSMGGRAALAFACRYPEKVHALLLESSSPGLKTTAERKERKAKDHALADKIIAEGVESFVQAWEALPLFASQSEMQRSALRKQRLSNNEIGLANSLRGMGTGAQRSYWDELERLSFPVRLIVGEKDRKFAGIAEEMAQRLPNASVVQVENAGHAVHVEQPRIFDKMVVEFFNHS
- the menD gene encoding 2-succinyl-5-enolpyruvyl-6-hydroxy-3-cyclohexene-1-carboxylic-acid synthase; the protein is MEGNVLGRYVGAFVDELCQNGVGHAVVCPGSRSTPLAMALAANDSMKVWMHIDERSAAFFALGIAKTLRRPVAVVCTSGSAAANFYPAVVEAHEARVPLVVLTADRPHELRDVGAPQAIDQLRFFGTYVKWFAEMALPEANAEMIRYVRTAAVRAASTAAAVPSGPVHLNFPFREPLVPEWPTTVKETTTRTQAAVNDGSKAPDAETVKRLVEQWVNVEKGLIVCGQQDDPRFPTAVVQLAETLGYPILADPLSQLRSGTHNKHIIVDGYDAFLRDERLGDKLRPELVIRFGAMPVSKALMLYLKKCAGAGTRVIFVEEDGWRDPIQSVSEWMRSRPVSFCDALVSELESAGERLSMWTEEWLQINSVTRRTLIEQGRSERLSEGQIFLEVAALMPDDALLFAGNSMPVRDLDTFFVNTDQPLRTMANRGANGIDGIVSTALGASAVSDPVVLVVGDLSFYHDLNGLLAAKLHRLNLTIIVVNNNGGGIFSFLPQAESVDSFETLFGTPTDLSFAKAVDMYGGTYAKVENWRQFRDRFTKSVACSGLSVIEVQTNRSENVEVHRRLWSKVAEAVAARQPVHRR
- a CDS encoding isochorismate synthase, which encodes MTLVKQRDIYDLLIKGVERSARTSSPTLVSLSKRISFADPLSFFALQRDHRFYWEDADGRASICGIGETYRLVAEGRNRFAEIETKRRELFQHAVIDADADATATGPLFAGGFAFDPDRPKTPLWQHFPDAELVMPTFMVTRAEHTWLTINVLVDQHTDPSQTADKLSEERDRLVQQASVATIAGQPLPAFTVTEIAADEWKRAVAEAASSIREGVIDKIVLSREIRLSADRPFTAGEVLRQLREQQRNSHLFAYVKKENCFIGASPERLVQKRGSEIRSACIAGTAPRGKTKHEDEAIGEQLLRDKKNLHEHKLVVNMIGEAMKGVCTQVQLPECPTLYKVKNVQHLYTPVAGKALPDTSVVPFVGELHPTPALGGWPQRQAVEKIREMEPYERGWYGSPIGWVDYKGDGEFAVAIRSGLLQGNDASLFAGNGIVGDSEPESEYRETQLKFRPMLSALGGEC